CCAGATCTTCGGCAAGCTGCTGACGGAAGAGGTGAGGAGCCACCACGGCATAGTCGATGTCGCCCAAACGCTCCAGGGCCAGCGAGCGCAGAGAGGCCTTGACCGAGTCTCCCACCACCAGCGCACCCGTCAGCACGGCCGTGGCCACGGCGCAGCCCAGCAGCACGGCGAGGTTGGTGCGCCAGTAGTAAAGCAAGGCTTTGAGCATGCAGTCTCCTCCGGGCGCCCCGGCGCAGGCGCCTTTACAGCTTGGCCAGCTCGCCCTCACGCAGTTGGAAACGGGCCGGGAAGCGCTGGGCCAGGTCCCGGCTGTGGGTGACGCAAATCATCACCGTCTTCTGGTCGCGGTGCATTTCAAAGAGGACGTCCGCCACCGCTTCGGCGTTCTTGGAGTCGAGGCTGCCGGTGGGTTCGTCGCATAGCAGCAGAGTGGGACGGTTGATGAGCGCCCTGGCCACCGCCACTCTCTGCCGTTCTCCGCCCGACAACTGGGCGGGCCGGTGCTGTATGCGCTGGTCCAGCCCCACCTTCTTGAGCAACTCATGGGCCCTCTGCAACTGGCTTCCCCGTCCGGAGAAGGCCAGGGTGGGCATGAGGACGTTCTCCAACACCGACAACTGGGGGAGCAGATGATGGTCCTGAAAGACGAAGCCCACCACCGAGTTGCGGAACTTGGCCAGCTCCAGGTCGGAGAGGGCGAAGGGATTCTTTCCCTCAATCTCGACATGGCCTTGGCTGGGGGTGTCCAGCGTACCGATGATGTGAAGGAGGGTGCTCTTGCCGCACCCCGACGGTCCCACAACGGCCAGGGCCTGTCCTTGATCGACGTCCAGGTCGATTCCGCGCAGCACCTCGACGACATTGCCGTCGCTCTCGTAGTTCTTCTTAAGATCCGTCAGCTTCAGCATCGGATGTAGCATCTGAGGACGCTATTTTAGCAGCTATGTCGGGGGGTATGGGAATCGAACGTAGCGGCTGGCCGGGCTCGGAAATGCAGCAGACGCAGGCGATTTTTCCCCGCGCCACCACGGCTTCTCCGCGCCTGAAATGAATGGAATAGGTGATCGACTTGGTTCCCAGGCGGGCGATCACCAGCTCGGCCTCGAGAACGTCCTCGAAATGGGCCGGAGCCAAATAGTCGCAAGAAGCTGAAAGACGCGGAAAACTGACTCGTCGGCCCTCGCGCTGCAACACCACGCTCTCCCCCAGCGAGCGAAGGTACTCGTGCTCGACGCTCTCCATGAGCAAAAAGAAGCTGGCAAAGTGACAGATGCCCGCCGAGTCGGTGTGATGGAATTCAACCAGCCGCTGGGTCCGATAAGCCATGCAATCCGACCTCCCCCCTAAGTAGATACAAAGCAGCTATCGTACAACGTTGGCCCGATTCGTCAAACCCGTCCGGCAGAGCGGTAGTGGGGCCATAATGCGTGGGTGCCCGAAACCCACCGTTTTCTGCTTGATTAGCTGAGCAAGTCTTTCTAGGCTGGCTGTTCCTGAGAAACCATCAATCAGGCGAGCGGCCCCGCCAGATGCTGGACCACCTGACGGGACCTTGCCACAGCTACTCGACAAAGGAGCAGCCATGACCAACAAGAGTCTAAACCATCCACCCATCATCGAACCGGCCACGGTTCCGATGCGGGTCGAGGAGTTCGAGCGCATCAGCTCGTGCGCCTCGGCCCTTCACTCCGTCCTGCACAAGACGCCGCAGTTGGACGCCGAGGAAAAGCTGGACGTGATCGAGATGACCAGCAACACCCTCAGCCGGACGCTGAGCAAAGTCCATGAGCGGATGAGCGACCGTCTGCACGAAGGGGGCGACGATGAAGAAGCCTAACCAACCCCTCGCCGAGCAGATCCGCCGCATGCGCTGCCGCCAAGGCTTGAACTTGAGGCAGGTGGCGATGCTCAGCGGCATCGCGGAAAGCACCTTCAAGTGCCTGGAATCGTCCAGAATGCGTTTCAACGTGGATACCCTCTTGCGCGTCCAGTTGGCCTTGGGACTGCCCATCAGCCACCTCTGGCCCTACCGCATCACCGAGAAGAAGCAGGTCTGCGAGGAATCGCTGCAAGCAGCCGTGTTGTCGGCTGACCTGGCTTGGAAGCCCAGTGTCGAATGGGTCTTGAGCCAAGTCGTGGAGGTCTGCAAGGTCGACCTCAAGGAAGTCACCAACCAGCGCAGCACCGACCCGAGAATCCTCAACGCCCGAAC
This window of the Acidobacteriota bacterium genome carries:
- a CDS encoding ABC transporter ATP-binding protein, whose translation is MLKLTDLKKNYESDGNVVEVLRGIDLDVDQGQALAVVGPSGCGKSTLLHIIGTLDTPSQGHVEIEGKNPFALSDLELAKFRNSVVGFVFQDHHLLPQLSVLENVLMPTLAFSGRGSQLQRAHELLKKVGLDQRIQHRPAQLSGGERQRVAVARALINRPTLLLCDEPTGSLDSKNAEAVADVLFEMHRDQKTVMICVTHSRDLAQRFPARFQLREGELAKL
- a CDS encoding thioesterase family protein codes for the protein MAYRTQRLVEFHHTDSAGICHFASFFLLMESVEHEYLRSLGESVVLQREGRRVSFPRLSASCDYLAPAHFEDVLEAELVIARLGTKSITYSIHFRRGEAVVARGKIACVCCISEPGQPLRSIPIPPDIAAKIASSDATSDAEADGS
- a CDS encoding helix-turn-helix transcriptional regulator, producing the protein MKKPNQPLAEQIRRMRCRQGLNLRQVAMLSGIAESTFKCLESSRMRFNVDTLLRVQLALGLPISHLWPYRITEKKQVCEESLQAAVLSADLAWKPSVEWVLSQVVEVCKVDLKEVTNQRSTDPRILNART